In Streptomyces pluripotens, the genomic window TAGGGAGGCCAGGCGTCCCTGCCCGAGGGGTTGCCGCACGCGGATGTCGGCCTCCTGCAGTCGCGAGCAGATGTCGGTCAGCTCGCGGGCCATGACGACGGCGAGCCCCGCGTCCCGGTCCAGTTTGCGCCCGGACTGCGGCCGGGTCGCCCGGGCCATGGCATGTGCCTCGGCGGCCAGGTCGCGGGTGAAGTGCATGCAGGCGACGAGGTAGGCGCGGTGCTGCTCGCTGCTGGTGGACACCATGGACTGCAGCTGGTCGTACGACCGCTGCAGCCATGCGGGGGAGCGCTGGTCGCCGCGTAGGGCGACGTCCTTGGCGTGTGCGTCCGGGTCGGCGGGCAGGGTGCGGGCGAGCATCTGCAGGCGGGTGACGAACCCGTCCCCGTTGGCCACGTGTTTGAGCAGTGTGCCGAAGCGGTCGACCAGGGCTTCTTGGTCCTCGGAGTCGCGCAGGCCGACACCGGGGCCCTCGATCTCGATGGCGGCGGTGACCGTCTTGCGGTCGGCGTGCAGCAGTACGGCGATCTCGTCCGGCCCGAAGGGCGCGGCGAGCCAGGTGATCCGCCCGATGCCGGGGGGCGGCCCGACTTCCACCTCGCGTCCGTCGAAGCCGGTGCCGGCCTCCATGGCGGCCGAACGGTAGTGGGCGCCGCCCTTGACGGTGCGCCGGTAGCTGCGGTTGATCTCGAACCACTTGTAGAAGGTGCGCTGCTTGTACGGCACGTAGACCGCGGCGAGCGCGAGCAGCGGGAAGCCCGTCAGCAGCACGATCCGCAGGGGCAGCACGGGAACGAGGAGGCCGCACATCATGCCGAGGAACGCGCCGGCGATGATCAGCGCGATCTCGCCGGACTCGCGGTTCCGGCCGACGAGGGCGTTCGGCCGGGCCCGGCCGATCAGATACGTACGGCGGGGCGTGAGCGGATGGGACAGGTGGGACTCGGTCGTCAACGCCCTTCACCTCCCGGGCGGTTGTTGCGGGTGTTGCTGGCGTGCGGAGTGTTGGTCGGGCTGGGCGCTCGTGGAGCGGGTGTGGCGGAGGGGACGGCTCCGCCGCCACCGGTGGCGGTACGGCTGCTGTGGGCGGCGACTCCGCTGGTGGCGGGGTTGACCGGGCGGGGCGTGCTGCTGCTCTGACCCCCTGCCGCCGTTCCGCCTCCGTTGTTGTCGGCGCGGGTGCTGTGGGTCCTGATGCCCTGGGCGACGAGGGTGGCGGGGGAGCTGATGGCAGCGGCGGCCTTGCCTTCGGCGCCCTGCATGATGCGGTTGTTGCGGGAGCCGGCGATCTCGTCGCCGAAGCCGGGAACGAAGCGGTAGATCATCGCGCTGGCGAAGATGGCGAGCAGGATGATGGCGAGGCCGGAGACGACGGCGGAGAAAGCGTCGGGCCCAGTGTCGCCGGAGAGCGCACCGGCGAGGCCGAGCACGATGACGATCACCGGTTTGACGAGGATGACGGCGATCATGATGCCCGCCCAGCGGCGGACGTGGCCCCACATGTTCTTGT contains:
- a CDS encoding SCO6880 family protein codes for the protein MTTESHLSHPLTPRRTYLIGRARPNALVGRNRESGEIALIIAGAFLGMMCGLLVPVLPLRIVLLTGFPLLALAAVYVPYKQRTFYKWFEINRSYRRTVKGGAHYRSAAMEAGTGFDGREVEVGPPPGIGRITWLAAPFGPDEIAVLLHADRKTVTAAIEIEGPGVGLRDSEDQEALVDRFGTLLKHVANGDGFVTRLQMLARTLPADPDAHAKDVALRGDQRSPAWLQRSYDQLQSMVSTSSEQHRAYLVACMHFTRDLAAEAHAMARATRPQSGRKLDRDAGLAVVMARELTDICSRLQEADIRVRQPLGQGRLASLIHSMYDPDHPIDHLQAMTQRNAWPAELDAMEPTYLQAKTRESSTRAPWCHATAWVKEWPMTPVGVNFLAPLLVHTPDVIRTVAVTMDLEPTEVAIERMLTEKTNDVAEASRAAKMNRTVDPRDIAAHNRLDQRGEDLASGAAGVNLVGYITVSARTPETLARDKRTIRASAGKSYLKLEWCDREHHRAFVNTLPFATGIRR